The window TGCTTTCAATGTTTTGGATAAAATGGCTGTCTATTGGTGAATCCATCAATAACACATCATAATCTTTTTTATTCGCAGACTGAATGAAAGTATCTTGTTTATCCGCATCTGTTGCGTACAGGTAAACTAATTTGTCATCTTTCCCTGTCTGCAGCGGCTTCACTTTTTCTTGGTATTCATCCAAGGTAAAATATTCCCCATTGGTGTTATTCAGTAAGACAAAGTTTTTGGCTTTCTCATAGAATTTATCTTCTGAGATCATGCCGTATTTCACGAAAAGCCCAATATCTTTCCATTTTTCTTCATAAACTTTCCTGTCTTTTTTATAAAGTTCTCCAAGTTTATCAGCTACTTTTTTGGTAATGTAATTGTTGATTTTCTTAACATTACTATCTGCCTGTAAGAAACTTCTAGATACATTTAGCGGTATATCCGGGGAGTCAATTACCCCATGAAGTAACATTAAAAATTCAGGTACAATGTCCTTAACTTCATCCGTTATAAACACCTGACGACTAAAGAGCTTAATCTTGTTTCTTTGAAGCTCAAAATCATTCTTTACCTTAGGGAAATACAATACTCCGGTAAGGTTAAAAGGATAATCTACATTCAAGTGAATCCAAAAAAGCGGATCTTCACTCATTGGATATAGCTCCTTGTAAAACTTCAAATAATCTTCATCAGTAAGCTCACTTGGTGATTGGGCCCAAATAGGGTTGGTTGTATTGATGATATTGTCAACCTCCACCGATTTCCATTTCTTCTCTCCTTTATCATCCACACCATCCTCTACACTTTCCGTTTTGGTGCCAAATCGAATCGGTACAGGTAAAAATTTAGCATACTTGTCTAAAATTCCTTGAAGCTTGAATTTATCCAGGAATTCTTCTGACTCGCTATTAATATTTAAGGTAATCTCTGTACCTCTTTCTGTTCTAGTTCCTTTAGAAATTTCAAACTCAGTACTTCCATCGCAGGTCCATTTGGCAGGTTCTGCACCTTCTTGATAGGACAATGAATCTATCTCAACGGTATCGGCCACCATAAATGCAGAATAAAAACCCAAACCAAACTTACCTATGATCTCATTGGCATCTTTGGCATCCTTGAATTTTTCCACAAATTCGGAAGCACCCGAAAAGGCAATCTGATTGATGTATTTTTTGATTTCCTCGGCCGTCATACCCAAACCACGGTCAGTAATTTTGATCCACTTTTTATCCTTATCAAAATTTACATCTATGGTTAAGTCTCCTAGCTCACCTTTGTACTGCCCCAACGTAGCCAACCTTTTAATTTTCTGTGTGGCATCCACTGAATTGGACACCAACTCTCTTAAAAAGATTTCATTATCAGAATACAAGAACTTCTTGATAATGGGGAAAATATTTTCGGTATGAATCGAAATTGTACCTTTTTCCTGCATGGTATTTTTATTTTTATTTAAACAATGTCAATTATTTCGATTCGCTTAAATCAAGACTTGTTCCAAACTCATTTTAATGTCAAATTGTCAGTGCTCCCTTAGAGGCAGATGAAAAATCAAGGCTTAGCGGTTAAATTATTCCCTTGTCTAAATTATAGACTCCGTTTACAGTAATTTAAGAAAAGGAATGAAAATATTTTAGTATTATGCCTTTCCATCAAACCCAATTGAGCATGCGTTTCATTATTGTCTTATTACTTTTAAACCTGACATTGTTTCTAGGAAGCTGTCAAAGTGAAGCTAGGAAAACCAACAATTCAAAAAAAATGCAGCTTTGGTACACCTCTCCCGCCAATGAATGGCTGGAAGCTTTACCAATAGGCAATGGGAGATTAGGCGCCATGATTTTTGGCGGGGTGAAAGAGGAACAAATTCAGCTTAATGAGGAAAGCCTTTGGGCAGGAATGCCGGAAGACCCTTACCCCGAAGATGTACAAAAGCATTATGCGGCCTTTCAACAATTAAACATGGAAGGTAAATACGAAGAAGCTTTAAAATACGGCATGGAACATTTGGCCGTATCGCCGACTTCCATTCGATCTTATGAACCACTTGGGGAATTGCATATTACTTTTGACCATCAAAAATCTCCTGAAAATTACCGCAGGACCCTAGACCTGGAAACCGGAGTCGTAATTTCCACCTACACTATTGATGGGAAAAGATACCTACGGGAAGCATTTTCTTCCGACAAATACGACGTGATCTTTTATCGTTTTCAGAGTTTGGATGGAGAGCCGGTAAACAGTACTATTCGCTTTGATCGAGAAAAAGACATTGTTCAAAGCATAGGTGAAGGTGAGTTACTTATTGTAGATGGTCAGGTATTTGACGACCCTGATGGCTATGAGGACAATCCCGGAGGTTCAGGAGAAACAGGCAGGCATATGAAATTCGCCTCTCAAATAACTGCTACTTTGGATGAAGGAAGCATGAGTGGAAATGAGAATACCCTCAACATTGAAAACAGCACCGGATATACCGTTATTGTTAGCGCAGCGACGGATTATAATTTAGCCAAGCTGAACTTTGACAGAAATATTGATGCAAAAGACAAGGCCTTAAAATCATTAAAAGGCGCCCTGGAAACAGCTTATCAAACTGCTAAAGACGCGC of the Cyclobacterium marinum DSM 745 genome contains:
- the htpG gene encoding molecular chaperone HtpG — encoded protein: MQEKGTISIHTENIFPIIKKFLYSDNEIFLRELVSNSVDATQKIKRLATLGQYKGELGDLTIDVNFDKDKKWIKITDRGLGMTAEEIKKYINQIAFSGASEFVEKFKDAKDANEIIGKFGLGFYSAFMVADTVEIDSLSYQEGAEPAKWTCDGSTEFEISKGTRTERGTEITLNINSESEEFLDKFKLQGILDKYAKFLPVPIRFGTKTESVEDGVDDKGEKKWKSVEVDNIINTTNPIWAQSPSELTDEDYLKFYKELYPMSEDPLFWIHLNVDYPFNLTGVLYFPKVKNDFELQRNKIKLFSRQVFITDEVKDIVPEFLMLLHGVIDSPDIPLNVSRSFLQADSNVKKINNYITKKVADKLGELYKKDRKVYEEKWKDIGLFVKYGMISEDKFYEKAKNFVLLNNTNGEYFTLDEYQEKVKPLQTGKDDKLVYLYATDADKQDTFIQSANKKDYDVLLMDSPIDSHFIQNIESKLENTSLKRVDADVVDKLIEKEGGYENLLSEDQSKKVKEIFEKSIANQSYSVEVEGASPEEMPVTITMDEFMRRMKDMAQNGGGMGFYGAMPDNYKVGINGNHPVIDKILKTEDEEAQLKLAKQAFDLALVSQGLLTGKALTAFVKRSVDLI